In Candidatus Nealsonbacteria bacterium, the DNA window TCCGTTTTAGGAATTCAAAGAACAACAGGCTTGAAATTGTCCATGCTTTGAATGGCACGGCTTTTGCTTTAGGCAGAATTTTAATTGCCATAATTGAGAACAATCAGCAAAAAGATGGAAGCATTAAAGTGCCGGAAGCTCTTTGGGAATATTTAAATTTTAAAGAAATCAGATAAAATTTCTTTTAAAAATGGAAAATAATCAAAAATCCATTGTTATTCTCCATGGATGGTATAGTTTAAAAGAAAGATGGCAAAAAGTGAAAGAAATAGTTGAAAAAGAAGGAATAAAAGCCGAAATTCCGGATTTACCCGGTTTTAAAGAAGAAACGAAATTGAATAATCCATGGAGCTTAAATGATTATCTTAATTGGATGGAAAAATTCATTGAGGACAAAAAAAATTCAGGAGAACTAACTGAACCATTTTTTTTATTAGGTCATTCTTTCGGAGGGAGAATTGCCATTAAATTTGCAATAAAACATCCTGAAAAATTAAAGGGTTTAATTCTGTTGTCTGCTGCCGGAATTAAATCTAAAGAAAATTTCATTGCAAATTCTTCATTAATTTTTAAACAATTACATTTTTTGCCGGGCTATGATTTATTCCGAAAATTTTTTTATAAGTTTATTTTAAGAAAAACTGATTATAT includes these proteins:
- a CDS encoding alpha/beta hydrolase, whose amino-acid sequence is MENNQKSIVILHGWYSLKERWQKVKEIVEKEGIKAEIPDLPGFKEETKLNNPWSLNDYLNWMEKFIEDKKNSGELTEPFFLLGHSFGGRIAIKFAIKHPEKLKGLILLSAAGIKSKENFIANSSLIFKQLHFLPGYDLFRKFFYKFILRKTDYIKLEGIMKETFKNVINEDLSDLLAEIKVKTLILWGGKDNVTPLSDAYFMKEKIVNSKLEILEGLNHTAYFENPEIVGPKILDFIEEK